In Physeter macrocephalus isolate SW-GA chromosome 2, ASM283717v5, whole genome shotgun sequence, a single window of DNA contains:
- the LOC102977781 gene encoding olfactory receptor 10H1-like, whose amino-acid sequence MAAILRLNYMSLSEFILIGFSTFPHLQLMFFLLFLLMYLFMPLGNLLIMATIWRETSLHTSMYLFLCAVSISEVLYTFAIIPRMLADLLSTDRSIALTACASQMFFSFTFGFTHSFLFTVMYYDRYVAICHPLRYNVLMSLCGCACLVAWSWVGGSVVGLVVTSAIFKLIFCGSNENHYFGCHVPPLLKLACGNVSTVAMDVGLVCISALLGCCLLILLSYAFIVAAILRIPSAEGRHKAFSTCASHLTVVVLHYGFASVISLKPKGTQSLEGDTLMGTTYTVLTPFLSPIIFSLRNKELKNAMKKTFLSKLYPSSI is encoded by the coding sequence ATGGCTGCTATTTTGAGGCTAAACTATATGTCATTGTCTGAATTCATCCTCATCGGCTTCTCCACCTTCCCCCACCTTCAGCTGATGTTCTTCTTGCTCTTCCTGTTGATGTACCTGTTCATGCCGCTGGGGAACCTGCTCATCATGGCCACCATCTGGAGGGAGACCAGCCTCCACACGTCCATGTACCTCTTCCTGTGTGCCGTCTCCATCTCTGAGGTCCTCTACACCTTTGCAATCATCCCACGCATGCTGGCTGACTTGCTCTCCACCGACCGCTCCATTGCCCTCACGGCTTGTGCCAGCCAAATGTTCTTCTCCTTCACGTTTGGCTTCACCCACTCCTTCCTCTTCACTGTCATGTACTATGACCGCTACGTGGCCATCTGCCACCCCCTGCGCTACAATGTGCTCATGAGTCTCTGTGGCTGTGCCTGCCTGGTGGCCTGGTCCTGGGTTGGTGGCTCAGTTGTTGGGTTAGTGGTGACATCAGCCATTTTCAAACTCATTTTCTGTGGGTCTAATGAGAATCACTATTTTGGCTGCCATGTGCCGCCTCTTCTGAAGTTGGCCTGTGGGAACGTCTCCACCGTGGCCATGGACGTAGGCCTGGTGTGTATCTCAGCCCTGCTGGGCTGCTGTCTCCTCATCCTTCTGTCTTATGCCTTCATCGTGGCCGCCATCTTGAGGATCCCCTCAGCCGAGGGCCGGCACAAGGCCTTCTCCACATGTGCGTCCCACCTCACCGTGGTGGTCCTGCACTATGGCTTTGCCTCTGTCATCTCTCTCAAGCCCAAGGGTACCCAGTCTCTGGAAGGAGACACCCTGATGGGCACCACCTACACAGTCCTCACTCCCTTCCTCAGCCCCATCATCTTCAGCCTCAGGAACAAGGAGCTGAAGAACGCCATGAAGAAGACCTTCCTCAGCAAACTCTATCCCTCCAGCATCTGA